One stretch of Streptomyces sp. NBC_01363 DNA includes these proteins:
- a CDS encoding 5-formyltetrahydrofolate cyclo-ligase: MSRKAQLRRELLAARRLLTREDVENAAVVLSRGALDLAELSGARTVAAYVSVGSEPGTRALLDALRARDVRVLLPVLLADNDLDWAPYEGADRLVGAGRGLLEPDGARLGPEAVLEADAVLLPGLAVDGRGMRLGRGGGSYDRVLARLAAAGARPALIVLLYDNEVVARVPEEPHDHPVDVVVTPAMTRRTGRQGR; this comes from the coding sequence ATGTCCCGAAAGGCGCAGCTCCGACGTGAACTGCTGGCCGCACGGCGCCTTCTGACCAGGGAAGACGTGGAGAACGCCGCAGTGGTTCTGTCCCGGGGCGCACTGGATCTCGCGGAGTTGTCCGGGGCCCGTACCGTCGCCGCCTACGTCTCGGTGGGAAGCGAGCCGGGTACCCGCGCACTGCTGGACGCGCTGCGCGCCCGTGATGTGCGGGTGCTGCTGCCGGTTCTCCTCGCGGACAACGATCTGGACTGGGCGCCGTACGAAGGAGCCGACCGTCTCGTCGGGGCCGGCCGCGGGCTGCTGGAGCCGGACGGCGCTCGGCTCGGCCCCGAAGCGGTCCTGGAGGCGGACGCGGTCCTGCTGCCGGGCCTCGCGGTGGACGGGCGCGGGATGCGGCTCGGGCGCGGCGGCGGCAGCTACGACCGGGTGCTGGCCAGGCTCGCCGCGGCCGGGGCGCGTCCGGCGCTGATCGTCCTGCTGTACGACAACGAGGTGGTCGCGCGGGTCCCGGAGGAACCGCACGACCACCCCGTGGACGTGGTGGTGACACCGGCCATGACCCGCCGGACGGGCCGTCAGGGCCGCTAG
- the galU gene encoding UTP--glucose-1-phosphate uridylyltransferase GalU has product MTQSHPRISKAVIPAAGLGTRFLPATKATPKEMLPVVDKPAIQYVVEEAVTAGLSDVLMITGRNKRPLEDHFDRNYELESALTRKGDAERLKKVQESSDLATMHYVRQGDPRGLGHAVLCAAPHVGDQPFAVLLGDDLIDPRDPLLARMVEIQEREGGSVIALMEVAPEQIHQYGCAAVEPTAEGDVVRITGLVEKPDPAEAPSNLAIIGRYVLDPAVFEILRRTEPGRGGEIQLTDALQLLAEDEKAGGPVHGVVFKGRRYDTGDRSDYLRAIVRLACEREDLGPDFKTWLRSYVTEEM; this is encoded by the coding sequence ATGACTCAGTCGCATCCCAGGATCAGCAAGGCCGTCATTCCGGCCGCGGGGCTCGGTACCCGCTTCCTGCCGGCCACCAAAGCCACTCCCAAGGAGATGCTGCCTGTGGTCGACAAGCCCGCGATCCAGTACGTCGTCGAGGAGGCGGTGACCGCCGGTCTCTCCGACGTGCTGATGATCACCGGCCGCAACAAGCGTCCGCTCGAGGATCACTTCGACCGCAATTACGAGCTGGAGTCCGCGCTCACCCGGAAGGGAGACGCCGAACGGCTCAAGAAGGTCCAGGAGTCGAGCGACCTGGCCACCATGCACTACGTCCGGCAGGGCGACCCGCGCGGCCTCGGCCACGCCGTGCTGTGCGCCGCACCGCACGTCGGGGACCAGCCGTTCGCGGTCCTTCTCGGCGACGACCTGATCGACCCGCGCGACCCGCTGCTGGCCCGTATGGTCGAGATCCAGGAACGCGAGGGCGGCAGCGTCATCGCGCTGATGGAGGTCGCGCCGGAGCAGATCCACCAGTACGGCTGCGCGGCCGTCGAGCCCACCGCCGAAGGCGATGTGGTGCGCATCACCGGCCTCGTCGAGAAGCCCGACCCCGCCGAGGCGCCCAGCAACCTCGCGATCATCGGCCGCTATGTCCTGGACCCCGCCGTCTTCGAGATACTGCGCAGGACCGAGCCGGGCCGCGGCGGCGAGATCCAGCTCACCGACGCGCTCCAGCTCCTCGCCGAGGACGAGAAGGCCGGCGGCCCCGTGCACGGTGTCGTCTTCAAGGGCCGCCGCTATGACACCGGTGACCGGAGCGATTACCTCCGTGCCATTGTCAGACTCGCGTGCGAACGTGAAGACCTGGGCCCGGACTTCAAGACCTGGCTCCGCAGTTACGTCACCGAGGAGATGTAG
- the glp gene encoding gephyrin-like molybdotransferase Glp, with the protein MSSTMWSVDEHLADILEAVRPLEPIELQLHDAQGCVLVEDVMVEIALPPFDNSSMDGYAVRVADVEGADEEFPAVLTVIGDVAAGDDGLPGDRAVGPGEAARIMTGAPLPAGAEAVVPVEWTDGGTGGGPADTMRSHRDDPEAAGGEVRVHRPVEARAHVRARGSDVKPGDLALSAGSVVGPPQIGLLAAIGRSTVKVRPRPRVVVISTGSELVQPGEELTGGQIYDSNSFALTAAAKDAGAIAYRVGAVTDDADTLRATIEDQLIRADIVVTTGGVSVGAYDVVKEALSSVGDEDEPGSGIDFRKLAMQPGKPQGFGSIGPDHTPLLALPGNPVSSYISFELFVRPAIRVLMGLSDVNRPTVRAVLKTDKALSSPSGRRQFLRGTYDAEAGTVTPVGGSGSHLIAALAQADALIVLPEDVTSAEPGTDTEVVLLR; encoded by the coding sequence TTGAGCAGCACGATGTGGTCGGTGGACGAGCACCTGGCAGACATTCTCGAAGCGGTGCGCCCGCTCGAACCCATCGAGCTGCAACTGCACGATGCCCAGGGCTGTGTCCTCGTCGAGGACGTCATGGTGGAGATCGCGCTGCCGCCCTTCGACAACAGCTCGATGGACGGGTACGCGGTCCGCGTCGCCGATGTCGAGGGTGCCGACGAGGAGTTCCCCGCGGTGCTCACCGTCATCGGTGACGTCGCGGCCGGTGATGACGGCCTGCCCGGCGACCGGGCCGTCGGCCCCGGTGAGGCCGCCCGCATCATGACCGGCGCCCCGCTGCCGGCCGGCGCCGAGGCCGTGGTCCCGGTCGAGTGGACCGACGGCGGCACGGGCGGCGGCCCCGCCGACACCATGCGCTCCCACCGGGACGACCCGGAGGCCGCGGGCGGCGAGGTCCGGGTGCACCGCCCCGTCGAGGCCCGCGCCCATGTCAGGGCCCGCGGCAGCGACGTCAAGCCGGGCGATCTGGCGCTGAGCGCCGGATCGGTCGTCGGCCCGCCGCAGATCGGCCTGCTCGCCGCGATCGGCCGGTCGACGGTGAAGGTGCGGCCCCGGCCGCGCGTCGTCGTCATCTCCACCGGCAGCGAACTGGTCCAGCCCGGCGAGGAGCTGACCGGCGGTCAGATCTACGACTCGAACAGCTTCGCGCTCACGGCCGCGGCCAAGGACGCCGGAGCGATCGCCTACCGGGTCGGCGCCGTCACCGACGACGCCGATACGCTCCGCGCCACCATCGAGGACCAGCTGATCCGCGCCGACATCGTCGTCACCACCGGCGGCGTCAGCGTCGGCGCGTACGACGTCGTCAAGGAAGCCCTGTCCTCGGTGGGCGACGAGGACGAACCGGGCAGCGGCATCGACTTCCGCAAGCTCGCCATGCAGCCGGGCAAGCCGCAGGGCTTCGGCTCGATCGGCCCCGACCACACACCGCTGCTGGCGCTGCCGGGCAACCCCGTCTCGTCGTACATCTCCTTCGAGCTGTTCGTACGGCCCGCGATCCGCGTCCTGATGGGTCTGTCGGACGTGAACCGCCCCACCGTCCGGGCCGTGCTGAAGACGGACAAGGCACTCTCCTCGCCGTCCGGCAGGCGCCAGTTCCTGCGCGGTACGTACGACGCGGAGGCCGGCACGGTCACCCCCGTCGGCGGTTCCGGTTCGCATCTGATCGCCGCACTCGCGCAGGCGGACGCGCTCATCGTGCTGCCCGAGGACGTCACTTCCGCCGAGCCCGGCACGGACACCGAGGTGGTCCTGCTCCGCTGA
- the moaC gene encoding cyclic pyranopterin monophosphate synthase MoaC, producing the protein MSTQNRLTHIDEAGAARMVDVSEKDVTARVARASGRVLVSPRVVELLRGEGVPKGDALATARIAGIMGAKRTPDLIPLCHPLAVSGVEVDLGVADDAVEITATVKTTDRTGVEMEALTAVSVAALTVIDMIKAVDKAAVITDVRVESKSGGKSGDYRRTEADGADA; encoded by the coding sequence TTGAGTACGCAGAACAGGCTGACGCACATCGACGAGGCGGGCGCGGCCCGCATGGTCGACGTCTCGGAGAAGGACGTCACCGCGCGGGTGGCCCGTGCCAGTGGCCGGGTCCTCGTCTCGCCGCGCGTCGTCGAGCTGCTCCGCGGCGAAGGAGTCCCCAAGGGCGACGCCCTCGCCACCGCCCGCATCGCCGGGATCATGGGCGCCAAGCGCACCCCCGACCTGATCCCGCTCTGCCATCCGCTGGCCGTCTCCGGCGTCGAGGTCGACCTGGGCGTCGCCGATGACGCGGTGGAGATCACTGCCACCGTGAAGACCACGGACCGCACCGGCGTCGAGATGGAGGCCCTGACCGCCGTCTCCGTCGCCGCGCTCACCGTGATCGACATGATCAAGGCGGTCGACAAGGCGGCGGTCATCACGGACGTACGGGTCGAGTCGAAGTCGGGCGGCAAGTCCGGCGACTACCGGCGCACCGAGGCGGACGGAGCGGACGCGTGA
- a CDS encoding molybdenum cofactor biosynthesis protein B produces MTAPGASPAPSAYRALVVTASNRASAGVYADKGGPLISEALKDLGFAVDGPQVVPDGDPVEQALRAGAAAGYDVIVTTGGTGISPTDRTPEATRRVLDHEIPGIPEAIRAEGRDKVPTAALSRGLAGVAGGTLIVNLPGSTGGVRDGLAVLARLLVHAVDQLRGGDHPRPGSPS; encoded by the coding sequence GTGACGGCGCCCGGGGCGTCACCGGCCCCGTCCGCCTACCGCGCCCTGGTGGTCACCGCCTCCAACCGCGCCTCGGCCGGCGTCTACGCCGACAAGGGCGGCCCCCTGATCTCCGAGGCGCTCAAGGACCTCGGCTTCGCCGTCGACGGACCGCAGGTCGTGCCGGACGGCGACCCGGTCGAACAGGCCCTGCGCGCCGGAGCGGCCGCCGGGTACGACGTCATCGTCACGACCGGCGGTACGGGCATCTCGCCCACCGACCGCACCCCCGAGGCCACCCGCCGCGTCCTCGATCACGAGATCCCCGGCATCCCCGAGGCGATCCGTGCCGAGGGCCGCGACAAGGTCCCCACCGCCGCGCTCTCCAGGGGCCTCGCGGGCGTCGCGGGCGGCACGCTCATCGTGAACCTGCCGGGCTCCACCGGCGGGGTGCGCGACGGCCTCGCCGTCCTCGCCCGTCTCCTGGTGCACGCCGTCGACCAGTTGCGCGGCGGCGATCACCCCCGACCGGGGAGCCCGAGCTGA
- a CDS encoding GNAT family N-acetyltransferase encodes MVLSDGEIVLRPIKLRDQRMWREVNRRNRDWLRPWEATVPPPAPGGPAARRPTYRQMVRHLRAEANAGRMLPFAIEYEGRLVGQLTVAGITWGSMCSGHVGYWVDQEVAGRGVMPTAVALAVDHCFRTVGLHRIEVCIRPENGPSRRVVEKLGFREEGLRPRYLHIDGAWRDHLIYALTAEEVPDGLLRRWHRARPGTPREIK; translated from the coding sequence GTGGTCCTCAGCGACGGCGAGATCGTGCTCCGTCCGATCAAGCTGCGCGACCAGCGCATGTGGCGCGAGGTCAACCGGCGCAACCGTGACTGGCTGCGCCCCTGGGAGGCGACCGTGCCGCCGCCCGCCCCGGGCGGACCGGCGGCCCGGCGCCCCACGTACCGTCAGATGGTCCGTCATCTGCGCGCCGAGGCCAACGCGGGCCGGATGCTGCCCTTCGCCATCGAGTACGAGGGCCGGCTGGTCGGTCAGCTGACGGTCGCCGGGATCACCTGGGGCTCGATGTGCTCGGGTCATGTCGGCTACTGGGTCGACCAGGAGGTGGCCGGTCGCGGTGTGATGCCGACCGCGGTCGCCCTCGCCGTCGACCACTGCTTCCGCACGGTCGGGCTGCACCGCATCGAGGTGTGCATTCGGCCGGAGAACGGGCCGAGCAGAAGAGTCGTGGAGAAACTGGGATTCCGCGAGGAAGGCCTGCGCCCGCGCTATCTCCACATCGACGGTGCCTGGCGGGACCATCTGATCTACGCGCTCACCGCGGAGGAAGTACCCGACGGACTGCTCCGGCGCTGGCACCGGGCACGACCAGGAACGCCACGGGAAATAAAATAA
- the glpR gene encoding gephyrin-like molybdotransferase receptor GlpR, with protein sequence MSSSGLIYAVIVGAWAAYLVPMWLRRQDELNEARPTERFSTAIRLLSGRAAMERRYAKDLRERSAEEAEPDADPDVATDRMDSVDVRAFAAPDAHTEARVHDPARAQAPPSARRARPRPGGTEAERVRRAQRLQVLARRRRTTVVLFLAFTLGAVVAAVGGLHFLWAPAVPAVLLSTYIVHLRTQERRRFAFTMDRRRAEVAAQHLRENRPRRHQPAAAAPAEPDEEPEARRPEPEPAPAVSPQEAGRRALVEQTDHAEWVDQQRERGRVQGDSWEPVPVPLPTYVTAPVAPRATGGVEVGNPETWSAARSSAAEPTQTGTSHPVVPPVDPAPRQRTNQSRRARDRGRTPLFDQYEDGERPRAANE encoded by the coding sequence GTGAGCAGCAGCGGCCTCATCTACGCAGTCATCGTCGGGGCCTGGGCCGCCTACCTGGTGCCGATGTGGCTCCGCAGGCAGGACGAGCTCAACGAAGCCCGTCCGACGGAACGCTTCAGCACCGCCATCCGGCTGCTGTCCGGACGGGCGGCGATGGAGCGCCGGTACGCCAAGGACCTGCGGGAGCGCTCTGCCGAGGAGGCGGAGCCCGACGCCGACCCGGACGTCGCCACGGACCGAATGGACTCCGTGGACGTCCGGGCCTTCGCCGCGCCCGACGCGCATACCGAAGCCCGGGTGCACGACCCGGCACGGGCACAGGCGCCGCCCTCCGCGCGGCGCGCACGCCCGCGGCCGGGCGGAACGGAGGCCGAGCGCGTCCGGCGTGCCCAGCGTCTCCAGGTCCTCGCGCGCCGTCGGCGTACCACTGTCGTCCTCTTCCTGGCCTTCACCCTCGGCGCGGTCGTCGCGGCGGTCGGTGGCCTCCACTTCCTCTGGGCGCCCGCGGTTCCGGCCGTGCTGCTGAGCACGTACATCGTGCATCTGCGGACCCAGGAGCGGCGCCGGTTCGCCTTCACCATGGACCGGCGCCGGGCCGAGGTGGCGGCGCAGCATCTGCGCGAGAACCGTCCCCGCAGGCACCAGCCGGCCGCGGCGGCCCCCGCCGAGCCCGACGAGGAGCCCGAAGCGCGCCGCCCCGAGCCGGAGCCCGCGCCCGCGGTCTCCCCGCAGGAGGCCGGCCGCCGCGCCCTGGTCGAGCAGACGGACCACGCGGAATGGGTCGACCAGCAGCGCGAACGCGGCCGGGTCCAGGGCGACAGCTGGGAGCCGGTCCCGGTCCCGCTGCCGACCTACGTCACAGCCCCGGTCGCCCCGCGCGCCACGGGCGGCGTCGAGGTCGGCAACCCGGAGACGTGGAGCGCGGCCCGCTCCAGCGCCGCCGAGCCGACCCAGACGGGCACCTCGCACCCCGTGGTACCCCCGGTCGACCCGGCGCCGCGTCAGCGCACCAACCAGTCCCGCCGCGCCCGCGACCGGGGCCGGACGCCGCTCTTCGACCAGTACGAGGACGGGGAACGCCCCCGAGCCGCCAACGAGTGA
- a CDS encoding transcriptional regulator: protein MVERPETRVLTGPDLKAFYKALSNPVRRDILSYLGEHGEANSTSVAKALGESTGTTSYHLRKLAELNLIAEIEERSTGRERWWKSLMTNILTPPGLEMTEDEREAAVKLGALKMTHDLNLVVKAYAGYDASAGWNQIYRAGLRMTKEQVASFAEEYQALLHKYTSPPGEHPPDARQMAVRLVMLPDDGGRAAPPPWEEP from the coding sequence ATGGTCGAGCGTCCCGAGACGAGAGTGCTCACCGGCCCGGACCTCAAGGCCTTCTACAAGGCGCTGTCCAACCCGGTGCGCCGCGACATCCTGAGCTATCTCGGCGAACACGGCGAAGCGAACTCCACCAGCGTCGCCAAGGCCCTCGGCGAGTCCACCGGCACCACCAGCTACCACCTGCGCAAGCTCGCCGAGCTGAATCTGATCGCGGAGATCGAGGAGCGTTCCACCGGGCGGGAGCGCTGGTGGAAGTCGCTCATGACGAACATCCTCACGCCGCCCGGTCTGGAGATGACCGAGGACGAGCGCGAGGCCGCCGTGAAGCTCGGCGCGCTCAAGATGACCCATGACCTGAACCTGGTCGTGAAGGCGTACGCCGGTTACGACGCCTCGGCGGGGTGGAACCAGATCTATCGCGCCGGGCTGCGGATGACGAAGGAGCAGGTCGCCTCGTTCGCCGAGGAGTACCAGGCGCTGCTGCACAAATACACGAGCCCGCCCGGCGAACACCCGCCGGACGCACGCCAGATGGCCGTACGCCTGGTGATGCTGCCCGACGACGGGGGCAGGGCCGCGCCGCCGCCGTGGGAGGAGCCGTGA
- a CDS encoding SAM-dependent methyltransferase produces the protein MKAGMPRPQIDTSKPHPARVYDWLLGGKDNYPVDQQVAEKLPEEARGNAARNRAFMHRASAWLARSGVDQFLDIGTGIPTEPNLHQVVQGITPSARVVYADNDPIVLRHAEALLISRPEGITDYLHADVRRPEVILEHARELLDFDRPIALSLIALLHFLPDDEDPYGLTRTFVDALPAGSFLVLSHGTADQHPELKQETETAYKKGAIPLRMRTRSEVEPFFDGLDLVEPGLVFATEWYREEPAPVRERSGFYVGVGRVR, from the coding sequence GTGAAAGCCGGCATGCCCAGGCCTCAGATCGACACCAGCAAGCCCCACCCCGCGCGCGTCTACGACTGGCTGCTGGGCGGCAAGGACAATTACCCGGTCGACCAGCAGGTGGCGGAGAAGCTGCCCGAGGAGGCGCGGGGCAACGCGGCGCGGAACCGGGCCTTCATGCACCGGGCCTCCGCCTGGCTGGCCCGCAGCGGGGTCGACCAGTTCCTCGACATCGGCACCGGCATCCCCACGGAACCCAATCTGCACCAGGTCGTCCAGGGCATCACGCCGTCCGCCCGGGTTGTCTACGCGGACAACGACCCGATCGTCCTGCGGCACGCGGAGGCGCTGCTGATCAGCAGGCCGGAGGGCATCACCGACTACCTCCACGCGGATGTGCGCCGGCCCGAGGTGATCCTCGAACACGCCCGTGAGCTGCTCGACTTCGACCGGCCCATCGCGCTCTCCCTCATCGCGCTCCTGCACTTCCTGCCGGACGACGAGGACCCGTACGGCCTCACCCGCACCTTCGTCGACGCGCTCCCCGCAGGCAGCTTCCTGGTGCTCTCGCACGGCACGGCCGACCAGCACCCGGAGCTCAAGCAGGAGACCGAGACCGCGTACAAGAAGGGGGCGATCCCGCTGCGGATGCGTACCCGGAGCGAGGTCGAGCCCTTCTTCGACGGGCTGGACCTGGTCGAGCCGGGGCTGGTCTTCGCCACGGAGTGGTACCGCGAGGAGCCCGCCCCGGTGCGGGAGCGCAGCGGCTTCTACGTGGGCGTCGGCCGGGTGCGCTGA
- a CDS encoding serine hydrolase: protein MSNLRDLLEKHVGGGAAPGAVGLVARGDRVEVAAVGSADAGGTVAMARDSIFRIASMTKPVTAAATMMLVEEGRIALDEPVRQWLPELAAPKVVRTPASPVDDVVPAEKVITVADLLTFRAGYGFPSDFSLPAVGLLFSELKQGSLQPQAIEEPDAWMATLSGIPLLDQPGEAWLYNTCSDILGVLLARVSDRPLPEFLAERLFEPLGMADTGFAVPAGKADRFTSYYRTAPEGGGLQLVDGPDGQWSSVPAFPSGTGGLVSTADDWYAFARMLLAEGNPEGSPGRRRLLSAESVRLMTTDHLTRAQRERSTLFLEGQGWGYGGSVDVEAIEPWNVPGRYGWVGGTGTAGHLTPSTGAVAILLTQLEMAGPTPPTLMREFWKYAADA from the coding sequence ATGAGCAATCTGCGCGATCTCCTGGAGAAGCACGTCGGCGGCGGAGCGGCGCCGGGAGCCGTGGGCCTGGTGGCCCGTGGCGACCGGGTCGAGGTGGCGGCGGTCGGCTCCGCCGATGCGGGCGGTACGGTCGCGATGGCCAGGGACTCGATCTTCCGCATCGCCTCGATGACCAAGCCCGTCACCGCCGCGGCGACCATGATGCTGGTCGAGGAGGGCCGGATCGCACTGGACGAACCGGTGCGGCAGTGGCTGCCGGAGCTGGCGGCACCGAAGGTGGTCCGTACGCCCGCTTCCCCGGTCGACGACGTGGTACCCGCCGAGAAGGTCATCACCGTGGCCGATCTGCTCACCTTCCGGGCCGGGTACGGCTTCCCGTCGGACTTCTCGCTGCCCGCGGTCGGGCTGCTGTTCAGCGAGCTGAAGCAGGGATCGCTGCAGCCCCAGGCCATCGAGGAGCCGGACGCGTGGATGGCCACGCTGTCCGGTATCCCGCTGCTCGACCAGCCGGGCGAGGCATGGCTGTACAACACCTGCTCCGACATCCTCGGCGTGCTGCTCGCCCGGGTCTCGGACCGGCCGTTGCCCGAGTTCCTGGCGGAGCGGCTGTTCGAGCCGCTGGGCATGGCCGACACCGGATTCGCCGTGCCGGCCGGCAAGGCCGACCGGTTCACCAGCTACTACCGCACCGCCCCGGAGGGCGGCGGCCTCCAGCTGGTCGATGGCCCGGACGGGCAGTGGAGCAGCGTGCCCGCGTTCCCGTCCGGCACCGGCGGTCTGGTCTCGACCGCCGACGACTGGTACGCCTTCGCCCGGATGCTGCTCGCGGAGGGGAACCCGGAAGGGAGCCCCGGCAGGCGCCGGCTGCTGTCGGCCGAGTCGGTGCGGCTGATGACCACCGACCATCTGACGCGGGCGCAGCGCGAGCGCAGCACGTTGTTCCTGGAGGGGCAGGGCTGGGGCTACGGCGGTTCGGTCGACGTCGAGGCCATCGAGCCCTGGAACGTACCGGGACGCTACGGCTGGGTGGGCGGCACGGGAACGGCGGGACACCTGACGCCCTCCACCGGCGCGGTCGCGATCCTGCTGACCCAGCTGGAAATGGCCGGACCGACCCCGCCCACGCTGATGCGGGAGTTCTGGAAGTACGCGGCCGACGCCTGA
- a CDS encoding GNAT family N-acetyltransferase translates to MNIHPRPFDHPDAVKLNDQVQLEYAERYGDEGDVTLLDPSMFEPPNGLYLLAYDARDRPVATGGWRTQDRNDEGYSDGDAELKRMFVIPEGRGNGLARRILAALEADARAAGRVRMVLETGDKQPEAIALYASSGYAPCEKFGHYRMYESSRCFAKPLR, encoded by the coding sequence ATGAATATCCACCCTCGGCCCTTCGACCACCCCGACGCCGTCAAACTCAACGACCAGGTGCAGCTCGAATACGCCGAGCGGTACGGGGACGAGGGCGATGTCACACTGCTCGACCCCTCGATGTTCGAGCCTCCGAACGGTCTGTATCTGCTCGCCTACGACGCGCGCGACCGCCCCGTCGCCACCGGCGGCTGGCGCACCCAGGACCGGAACGACGAGGGCTACTCGGACGGCGACGCCGAGCTCAAGCGGATGTTCGTGATACCCGAGGGCCGCGGCAACGGACTGGCGCGCCGCATCCTGGCCGCGCTGGAGGCCGACGCGCGGGCGGCGGGCCGGGTCCGCATGGTGCTGGAGACCGGGGACAAGCAGCCCGAGGCCATCGCGCTGTACGCGTCCAGCGGTTACGCCCCGTGCGAGAAGTTCGGCCACTACCGCATGTACGAGAGCAGCCGCTGCTTCGCCAAGCCGCTGCGGTAG
- a CDS encoding exodeoxyribonuclease III has translation MLTVTSVNVNGLRAAAKKGFVEWLARTEADVICLQEVRAEPQQLPEEVREPEGWHTVHAPAAAKGRAGVSLYSRRAPERVQIGFGGFGDAGSEEFDASGRYVEIDLPGVTVASLYLPSGEVGTEKQDEKERFMAAFLPYLKGLKKRAAADGREVVVCGDWNIAHQEADLKNWKGNKKNSGFLPEEREWLTRVFDEAEYVDVVRALHPDEEGPYSWWSYRGRAFDNDTGWRIDYQVATPGLAGRAVKGWVERAATHAERWSDHAPVTVVFEQ, from the coding sequence ATGCTGACTGTGACCTCCGTCAATGTGAACGGGCTCCGTGCCGCCGCCAAGAAGGGCTTCGTCGAGTGGCTGGCCCGGACCGAAGCCGATGTGATCTGCCTCCAGGAGGTGCGGGCCGAGCCGCAGCAGCTGCCCGAGGAGGTGCGTGAGCCGGAGGGCTGGCACACCGTGCACGCGCCGGCCGCCGCCAAGGGGCGGGCCGGGGTCTCCCTCTACTCGCGGCGGGCGCCCGAGCGCGTGCAGATCGGGTTCGGCGGCTTCGGGGACGCCGGGAGCGAGGAGTTCGACGCGAGCGGGCGCTACGTCGAGATCGACCTGCCGGGTGTCACGGTCGCGAGCCTGTATCTGCCCTCCGGCGAGGTCGGGACCGAGAAGCAGGACGAGAAGGAGCGGTTCATGGCCGCGTTCCTCCCGTATCTGAAGGGTCTGAAGAAGCGGGCCGCGGCCGACGGCCGCGAGGTGGTGGTCTGCGGCGACTGGAACATCGCCCACCAGGAGGCCGACCTGAAGAACTGGAAGGGCAACAAGAAGAACTCCGGCTTCCTCCCCGAGGAGCGGGAGTGGCTGACCCGGGTCTTCGACGAGGCCGAGTACGTCGATGTCGTACGGGCGCTGCACCCCGACGAGGAGGGCCCGTACTCGTGGTGGTCCTACCGCGGGCGGGCCTTCGACAACGACACCGGTTGGCGGATCGACTACCAGGTGGCGACGCCGGGGCTGGCCGGGCGCGCGGTGAAGGGCTGGGTCGAGCGGGCCGCGACGCACGCCGAGCGGTGGAGTGATCACGCACCGGTGACGGTGGTGTTCGAACAGTAG
- a CDS encoding MerR family transcriptional regulator, translating to MEELAKEAGIPVRTVRFYRERGLISPPRREGRIAWYDDHHLARLRTITGLLERGHTLTGIADLARTFESGRDVAEVLGLGEPTEETPVRLTPEQLADYFEGETTAENLAAALDLGYLATDGDEIVHISRRLLEVSSELVREGVPLATVLAAGRRVREHADALAELFVGILENRGDEAEPHQLRPLARAVVDAELSMALDRRLRRENTDEPPRNPC from the coding sequence ATGGAGGAGCTGGCCAAGGAGGCCGGAATCCCCGTGCGGACCGTGCGTTTCTACCGGGAGCGCGGACTGATCTCGCCGCCCCGCCGCGAGGGGCGCATCGCCTGGTACGACGACCACCATCTGGCCCGGCTGCGCACCATCACGGGCCTGCTGGAGCGCGGCCACACCCTCACCGGCATCGCCGATCTCGCCCGCACCTTCGAGAGCGGCCGCGATGTCGCCGAGGTGCTGGGCCTGGGCGAGCCGACCGAGGAGACCCCGGTACGCCTCACACCCGAGCAGCTCGCGGACTACTTCGAGGGCGAGACCACCGCGGAGAACCTGGCCGCCGCCCTCGACCTGGGCTATCTCGCCACCGACGGCGACGAGATCGTCCACATCAGCCGCCGCCTGCTGGAGGTCTCGTCCGAGCTGGTACGGGAAGGGGTGCCGCTCGCCACGGTCCTCGCGGCCGGCCGCCGCGTCCGCGAGCACGCCGACGCGCTCGCCGAACTCTTCGTGGGCATCCTGGAGAACCGCGGCGACGAGGCCGAACCGCACCAACTCCGGCCGCTGGCCCGCGCGGTGGTGGACGCCGAGCTCTCCATGGCCCTGGACCGGCGCCTGCGCCGCGAGAACACCGACGAGCCGCCGCGGAACCCCTGCTGA